From a single Fusobacterium ulcerans ATCC 49185 genomic region:
- the tilS gene encoding tRNA lysidine(34) synthetase TilS → MNLYKAILEKNRKNKLIEENDKIVVGFSGGPDSVFLVEMLVKLRENINFDMVLVHINHLLRGENSDGDEIFSLDYGKKKGLQVFSRKINITELGKDMGLTLEEAGRKARYDLFKEIFEKTGANKIALAHNKDDQLETFMFRLIRGAGLEGLEGIVAKRDIYIRPISEIYKKDIVEYLNENNISYRIDETNLENEFTRNSIRLDLIPFIEKRYNPKFKDKLYFLIEEIREANRVLEMKFEQYMVNNKLSIKKLKQLDKYLLSKVLIQYLYSYGIEVSRKKIQLIEDILYKGGSKDISLNREFILKKDYDFLGIEKNTKKEDNYIKEVELEVPGQITFGDYIIEAVLSNEILYDKQNFYTSLKKGDKLKIRSRNDGDRMIPIGMISEKKVKDILINEKVPKEKRDTIPLVLHNEEIVWIAGIKGNEKYKNSDYKSCVKLNIRRISS, encoded by the coding sequence ATGAATTTATACAAGGCAATCCTAGAAAAAAATAGAAAAAATAAACTGATAGAAGAAAATGATAAAATAGTTGTTGGTTTTTCAGGAGGTCCTGATTCAGTTTTTTTAGTTGAAATGCTAGTGAAACTTAGGGAGAATATAAACTTTGATATGGTACTTGTCCATATAAATCATCTTTTAAGAGGGGAAAACTCTGATGGTGATGAGATATTTTCATTGGATTATGGAAAGAAAAAAGGATTACAAGTTTTTAGTAGAAAGATAAATATAACAGAACTAGGAAAAGATATGGGACTTACCTTGGAAGAAGCAGGAAGAAAAGCAAGGTATGATCTATTTAAAGAGATATTTGAAAAAACAGGAGCAAATAAAATTGCTTTAGCTCATAATAAAGATGATCAGTTGGAAACATTTATGTTTAGATTGATAAGGGGAGCTGGTCTTGAAGGTCTTGAAGGTATTGTTGCTAAAAGAGATATATACATCAGACCAATATCTGAAATTTATAAAAAGGATATTGTTGAGTATCTTAATGAAAATAATATTTCTTATAGAATAGATGAAACAAATCTTGAAAATGAATTTACAAGAAATAGTATAAGACTTGATCTGATTCCGTTTATAGAAAAAAGATATAATCCAAAGTTTAAGGATAAACTTTATTTTTTAATAGAGGAAATAAGAGAAGCAAATAGAGTATTGGAAATGAAATTCGAACAGTACATGGTTAACAATAAATTAAGTATAAAAAAATTGAAGCAATTAGATAAGTATCTTCTTAGTAAGGTGTTGATACAATATTTATATAGTTATGGAATAGAAGTATCAAGAAAGAAAATCCAACTGATAGAGGATATTTTATATAAAGGAGGTAGTAAGGATATTTCTTTAAATAGGGAATTTATTCTTAAAAAAGATTATGATTTCCTTGGAATAGAAAAGAACACAAAAAAAGAAGATAACTATATCAAAGAAGTTGAATTAGAAGTGCCAGGTCAGATAACATTTGGTGATTATATAATAGAAGCAGTTCTTAGTAATGAAATATTATATGATAAACAAAACTTTTATACCAGCTTAAAAAAAGGAGATAAACTTAAAATCAGAAGTAGAAACGATGGAGACAGAATGATTCCAATAGGAATGATATCAGAAAAAAAAGTAAAAGATATCCTTATAAATGAAAAAGTTCCAAAAGAAAAAAGAGATACAATCCCTTTAGTGTTACATAATGAAGAGATAGTATGGATTGCAGGAATAAAAGGAAATGAAAAATATAAAAATTCTGATTATAAAAGCTGTGTAAAATTGAATATAAGGAGGATCAGTAGTTGA